The Prochlorococcus sp. MIT 0801 genomic sequence GATGTCATTCCCAGGCTGGCAAGCAAAACTTTCTATTGGTGATTCTTATCACTTACCTGTATTGACTCATAAAGAATTGATAACAAATTCTAGTTCTCTAGATATTTTGGTTGAAAAGATTTTTAAAAATATCTAATTAAGACCACTATGTCTTATTAGGGCTTCAGTAGAGGGAAGTCTTCCTCTAAATTGTTTGAAAACCTTATTGGGTGAACGACTACCACCAAGACTAAGAATTGAATCTCTATATTTCTTGCCAATTTTTCTTACTTCATCCTGATTAGCAAGGCCTGCCTCTTCAAATGCGGCAAAGGCGTCAGAACTGAGTACCTCAGCCCATTTGTATGAGTAGTATCCAGCAGCATAGCCACCAGCAAAAATATGACTGAAGGCACAGAGAAATTGATCTTCTGGAATAGGATCCATCACTGTTGTATTTTTTGCGATTTCTCGTCGTAACTCATCTGGGGAAATTTCTAAATCTTCATTCCATTGACTATGGAGTTTTAGATCAGTGAGAGCAAAATGTATTTGCCTTAAAGTCGCTAGCCCAGAATTAAATGTTCTGCTTTGCCTTAATTTATTGATTTCAGATTCTGGTAATGGCTCTTTCGTCTTCCAATGTATTGCTATTTCAGAAATTGTTTGATCCTCCAAGCACCAATTTTCCATGAATTGGCTTGCTAATTCAACAGCATCCCATTCAACGTTATTAATACCAGCTGCTTGAGGGTAATTTATAGTTGTCAGCATATGTTGTAGTCCGTGCCCAAATTCATGAAAGAGAGTTTCTACTTCTTCGAAACTCATCAGACTGGGTTTGTCCGCAATTGGAGGAGTTTGATTGCAGACTAAATAGGCTACTGGGAGAACAATATCATCTTTCGTTTTTTGATTTCGGCACAAACATTCATCCATCCAGGCACCTCCTCTTTTCGTCGCGGGACGACTGAAGGGATCTAGATAGAAAGATGCAATTTTCTGGCCGTCTATATTTTTAACATCGAAGAAACGGACATCTTCATGCCATAAAGGAGCTGTATTAATTACTTCTTCAATGTCAATTTCAAAAAGTCTTTTGCATAAATTGAATAGACCATTAAGAACTTGATCTAGAGGAAACCAAGGCCTGAGTTTCTCTTGGTCAAGATCGTATTTCTCTTTGCGTAGTACTTCAGCCCAAAAACTTATATCCCATGGAGATAGCTCAAAATCTTCGTTTTCTCCATTTCTTTTGGCACACTCACGAAGATGTATAATTTCTTTTTCGGCATGAGGCATTGCTGCTAATCGTAATTCTTCTAGTAACATCTCAACAGCCTCTTCATTATCAGCCATCTTTGTAGCCAGACTAATTTCGCACCAGTTTTTATATCCTAATAGTTTTGCCTGTTTATTTCTGAGATCTAGAATCTCTTCAATTATTTTTTTATTATTAATCTTTCCATTGCTAGCTCTACTTACAAAAGCTCTGTAGACTTCCTCTCTGATACGTCTATCTTTTGCATAGGTTTGAAAAGGAATGTACCTAGGCAAGTCTAAGCCAACTCTCCATGGACCACTTGATGCTGATGGTTCATTACCTTCTTTATCTTTGTCACCAGATTCCTTTGCCGCAAGAGCTAATGTTTCAAGTGCTCTTTCAGGAAGCCCCTCGACTTCTGATTTGTTTTTTAATAAAAGAGTCCAATTCTTAGTCGCATCTAATACGTTGTTACTAAATGTCGTTGATAATTCGGCTAGTCGCTCACTACGAGAATTAAATAGTGCTTTTTTATCAGCTTCTAGACCAATTCCTTTGTTTTTCATCGTTATTAGTTCTGCTTCAATTATTCTTATTTGTGTTTCGTCCTTTATATTTCCATGCTCTTTTAAATTTGAGAGCGCCTTGAAAATGACTTCGTTTTGAGCGAGCTGATTGCTAAATCTAACGATGGTAGGTTGCTGATTTGAATGAACCTCACGTAGTTTAGTGGAATTGCATACAGCATTCAGATGACTTACAACCCCCCAACTCCACCTAAGCTTTTCACCTATTTCATAAAGCTGAGGCATTACATCTTCCCAACTTAGTGAACTTTTGGTTTCTAATTGCTCTTCGAGTTGTTCTTCTAGTTTATTTAATTTTTCATTTAATTCTTTTATGAGCTTGGGTATATTTTCCGTGATCTCGTTAGGGGTGATTTTATCGTAATCAGGAAGTCCTTCACCTTTTAATAGAGCTGTTGGCTTTATTGAAGTCATTTTTAAAATTCAAAAACTAACTGATTGGTACAAGGCTATTGGTAATTAATGATTGTGCGAGAGCATTTGTTGATACCTCATATAAATCAATAGCTATTCTTGGCCAAAAACCTATTACTAATGTAGGAACTAAGAGGCTTAAACCTATTGAAAGCTCTCTAGCATCCATTTCTTTTACTATGGATAATGCAGGGATCCTAGGACCAAAAAATACTCTTCTACACATTGAAAGAAGGTAGATAGGAGTTAAAACCAGTCCGATAGCTGCTAAAAGGATTGTTATTGCTCTAAATAAAGAAGTGAATCCTTCTTGACTGGTGATGCCTAGAAAAACTGTGATTTCACTTATAAATCCACTCATCCCTGGTAAGGCAAGTGACGCTAAAGAACTGGCCAAGAAGAATGCGAAAGTAATTGGTAAAGCCTTTGCTAAACCGCCCATGTTAGGGATTGAAAGAGTATTGGTTCTTTCATAAAAACTTCCAGTAACAAAAAACATTGCGGCAGCAATCAGTCCATGGCTAATCATTTGGAGCATCGCTCCACTGATTCCAAGTGCATTAACTGCGCCAATTCCAACAAGAACAAAACCCATGTGACTTACAGAACTGCAGGCGATGCGCCTTTTTACATTGTCTTGTGCAAAAGCATTTAGAGCTCCATAAATAATATTTACTATCCCAATGATGATTAGAGCTGGAGCAAGTATTAAATGAGTATCAGGTAAAATTTGGACGTTAAATCTTATAAGAGCGTAACCTCCCATTTTTAATAAAACACCAGCTAATAACATTGAAACCGGTGCATTTGCCTCCCCATGAGCATCGGGAAGCCAGGTATGAAGTGGAAAGATAGGAAGCTTTACTCCAAAACCAATTAAAAAACCTAAATAACAAAATATCCCAAAATTCCCGGTAAAAGATTTGGCTGCAATTTCACTTAAATTGAAGGTGAATTGATCTCCAGAAAGAGCTAAAGCAAGCCCACTAATTAATATTAAAAGGGAAGCCAGTGCGGTGTAAAGAATGAATTTTGTTGCTGCATAGAGTTTCCTTTTGCCTCCCCAAATAGCAATCAAAAGATAGACTGGAACTAGCTCAAGCTCCCAAGCTAAAAAGAATAGTAAGAAATCTTGCGATAGGAAAACTAAAGCTTGGGCTGAAGCTTGTATAAGTAATAGAGCAAAGTAAAGCCTTGTTTTTTGTTTTACTTTCCAACTTGCAGCTGCGGACAAAAAAGTGATTAGCCCGCTTAGGACTACCAGCGGAGCGGATATTCCATCTACTCCCAGTGACCATTCGAGTCCTATGGACGGAAGCCACTGAAGTCTTTCGACCAACTGCAAGCTTTCGCTATTTGGATCAAATAAATTGGCAAAAGCCAATACAACTATTAGAAAATCGGCTAATAAAATTACTAGGGCTATATTTCTCGGAAGATTAGAATTTTTACCTTCTTGCGTTGGGAGGAAAGGCATTATCAATGCTCCAACTATGGGGAGGAGCACAATGAGTGAGAGCCATGGAAATACCGTCTGAGAATCAATACTCATAGGCAGATTGGCATCCATAATTTGGGGCAAGTCAGCCATAAAGCTATCAGTTTTTTTTCGTTTTCATGAGTAGAACTACCCAAAGGTGTTTGAAATGCATTCGCTTCCTGTGAGCTGGATGCTCATTAATGGAGCACGACTTGCTACACCAGCAGCTTCCCAAGCTTTGACCATCGCGACACTGACTTCTCGGCCTTTAGTCGCTTTGCACAAGGCAAGAATGCTTGGTCCTGCTCCACTAATTGCACATCCTAAAGCTCCGGCAGCCTTTGCTGCTTCTCTTACCTCTAACCCACCTTTAATCAGACCCCATCTGTAGGGTTCATGAAGCTTGTCATGCATACCATCTGCAATTAAATCCTCATTTCCAGTCCTTAGTCCTTGAAGCAGAAGAGTAAGCGCACCTAAATTGATTACTGCATCATTGACTGGAATATTCTCCGGCATTACACGTCTCGCTTCGCTTGTACTAAGGCGAATAGATGGAATTGCAACTACTGCTTTTATTGATTTATCCCAATCACAGCGGACCACTCGCCATCTGTCATTGGCAGTTTTAGCTGTTACGCAAAGACCTCCTATTAATGATGGAACAACATTGTCTGGATGACCTTCTATATCTATTGCCAGCTCCAATAATTTTTCCTTAGGTAAAGGATATCCAGCAAGTGCATTTGCTCCAACTAGCCCTGCCACGATAGCCGTAGCACTGCTTCCAAGTCCTCTTGCGGGAGGTACTGCCAATGTTACTCTTGCTTCAAGAGCTACAGGCTCTATACCTGCAGTTCTCCAAACTCTTTGCGCGGCTCGATAAAAAAGGTTTTCAGGGCCGCCTCTTAAATGATTGCCTTCAGTACTTTCCATTATTAATTCAAATCTTTCAGCATTACCTTCAATTCTTTTAATAGTGAACTGATTGGAAAGGTCTAATGCTGCTCCAAGGCAATCAAACCCTGGACCAATATTGGCTGTAGTAGAAGGGACTTCTACTACGACAGTTTGTCCTATTTTTGGCGGCCCCATGTTTTTATCCTTTAGCTAAGTCTCCCATTTTATTCGGCAATTAAGCGTGCTCTGCAAGCTGAGCTGAATAATGTCGCTTCTTTATCTTTAAGAACAACCAATGGAATTTCCTTTAAATAAGATTGAAAGCGACCCTTATTACTAAATGCACTAAGGAAGTTAGAAGAGTTTATTCCATCGAGGTTTTTTGCTGCTGTTCCACCTGCTATCCATAAGCCTGAAGAGCAAAGTTCTTGTAAAGCAAGGTCTCCAGCTGCAGACCCATAAGCATTTAGCCATAGTTGCAAGGCTTCAGTCATTAATTTGTCTCCGTTTTTTGCTTTTTCCCAAACAAGTGCGGGTAAATCTGTGGAATCTGATTTGTCACTATCCATATTTTTTAAAATTACCTGAAGTGGATGGCTTTCATTTATTGGATCATCCAATTTCCATCTGGCAATCATGCCAAGGCCAGTACCACTAACAATTCTTTCAATGGATATTCTTTGAATATTTAACTTCTTTTTTAGCCATTTGACTAATGCCCATTCGTTTTCTGTTCTTGGGGAAAATTCTCGATGCCCTCCTTCACTTGGAAATATAGAAATGCTTTTAGGGGTTATAAAGCCTCTGGACATTCCTAAGCCAGTACCAGCTCCGATAATTGCAATTAATTTTTGATTGTTTTTGTAATCAGAATTTAATGTCCCTTGTATTACTTCATATTGGTTTCTGTTGAAAAATGGTATTCCATAGATTAAAACTGAAAAATCATTTATTAATTCAATATTATTTATTTTTGAAAGTAGAGATAACTTTTTTGATTCGATGTCCCAGCCAAGATTTGTAATCTTAACCTCCTGATTTTGTATTGGCCCGGCTACACCAATAGAACCATATTGAGGCAGTGATATATGATCTGGTAAATGTTTAATAAAATCTTCAAATAATGAGTAAAAAGATTTCCATTCTGATGAAATATAGTACTTCTCAAATAATTTTTTTGGATAGTTCTCGTTTGAATAAATAGCTAATATTGTTTTAGTTCCCCCAAGGTCTCCAGCAAGTAAATTCATTATTTATGAAATTTCTTTAATTATTATTTACTCTCAACCAAACTCTTTTTGCTGATTGATTCATCCATTATAAGTTTGAACTTATCCAAAGTCATTTTACCAAGATCTTTTCCCTCACGTGTTCTTACCGAGATTTCATTATTCTCTTCTTCTTTATCTCCAATAATTATCAAGAAAGGTATTCTTTGCATTGTATGCTCTCTTATCTTAAATCCCACTTTTTCATTCCTTGTGTCAACAGAAGCTCTAAAACCATATTTTATTAATTTAGATTTAGTATCCAAGCATGCATCATTATTTCTGTCAGTTATCCCCATTACTACGATTTGAAGTGGGCATAACCATATGGGCAAGTTCCCAGAATAGTTCTCAATTAAAATACCAATAAATCTCTCAAATGAACCTAAAATTGCTCTATGCAACATGACAGGGGGTTGTTTCTTCCCATCAACATCTATGTAGCTTGAATTTAGCCTTTCAGGCATTGAGAAATCTACTTGAATTGTCCCACATTGCCAGACTCTGTTAAGACAATCTTTGAGGGAGAATTCAATTTTTGGACCATAGAAAGCCCCTTCTCCAGGCAGTAAAGACCAATCTAATCCTTTTGAATCTAAAGCATCTGAAAGCGCTTTTTCTGATTTGTCCCATACATCATCGCTTCCAACTCTTTTCTCTGGTCTTGTTGAGAGTTTAATAAGAATTGAATTGAAACCAAAGGCTTTATAGACTTCAAAAACAAGATCAATAAAGCTTTGAACTTCTTCTTGTATTTGTTCATTAGTGCAGAAAATATGTCCATCATCTTGAACAAAGTTTCTTACTCTCATTAATCCATGTAAAGCTCCAGATGGTTCATTCCTATGACAAGATCCAAACTCTGAAAGTCTTATTGGAAGATCACGATAGCTTTTTAAACCTTGATTAAATACTTGTACATGACATGGACAATTCATTGGTTTTATAGCATATTCTTTATTCTCAGATGTAGTAGTAAACATGTCCTCCTTAAATTTATCCCAATGTCCAGATTTCTCCCATAAACTTCTACAAACTATCTGAGGTGATTTTAATTCTTGATAATCATATTTTGAAATCGTTTCCCGAATAAAATCTTGTAAAACTCTATAAATAGTCCAACCATTTGGATGCCAGAAAATCATTCCTGGTGCTTCTTCTTGAAAGTGGAAAAGTGATAGTTTTTTACCCAATTTTCTATGATCTCTTTTTTCTGCTTCTTCAATTCTATTAATGTATTCTTTTAATTCTTTAGAATTCTTCCAAGCTGTTCCATATATTCTTTGAAGCATTTCATTGTTAGAATCTCCTCGCCAATATGCACCAGAAACTTTCATTAATTTAAAAGCTCTTAGATGCCTTGTGTTTGGGACGTGAGGTCCTCTGCACATATCAATATATTCTTCATGTTTATATAGTTTTATAATTTCATCTTTCGGTATATTTTTAATTATATCTAGCTTGAATACTTCACCTCTTTCTGAGAAAACTTGTGTTGCTTTTGCAGGAGAAACGACTTCTACATCTACATCGTAATCTTTATTTATAAGTTCTTTTATCCTTTTTTCAATCTTCTCCAAATCTACTGGAGTAAATGTATCTTTGTATGAAATATCATAATAAAAACCATCCTCAATGACAGGGCCAATTGCCATTTTGGCCTCAGGATATAGCTGCTTTACTGCGTGACCGAGAAGGTGAGCGAATGAATGTCTAATAATTTCTAAACCTTCATTATCCTTTGATGTGATTATTTGTATTTCGGCATCATTTGTAATTGGAATACATGTATCCAAAAGATTACCGTTGACTCTTCCTGCTAGTGCTGCTTTTGCTAAACCAGGACCAATATCTGTGGCTATTTTTTCAATGGTTACTGATGATTCATAGTTCTTTTCACTACCATCAGGTAAAGTAATTATTGGCATAATCGTCTATAGAGTTGAATAAAATCCAAGAGCATCTTTAACTCTCTTTAATGTTAACTTAGAAACCTCCTGGGCAGTAAGTTTGCCTTTATTTAGTATTCTTTTTAACTCTTCTGGATCATTCATTAGTTCTTTATATTTTTCTTGAATAGGTTTAAGAACGTTAATCATTGCCTCTGTAAACTCTGGTTTGAATTTACCCCAGCCCATTTCTGCGCAATACTCAGCTGCTTTTTCTCTGCCTAGGCCTGAAATTATAGAATAAATTGTTAAAAGATTTTCAGCTTCAGGTCTTGAAGGATTTCCGAATTCTAATCCTAATTGTGAGTCGGTTTTTGCACGTTTTATTTTTTTAGTAATTACATCTGGACTGTCTAATAAAGTAATCCTACTATTTTCATTTGGGTCGCTTTTACTCATTTTTTTTGTTCCGTCTGTCAGGCTCATGACTTTGGAACACTCTTTCAAAATTAAGGGATTTGGAACTTTAAGTATTGGATTCTCTTTTGTTCCGAATTTTGAATTAATTCTTTGAGAAGCAATATCTCTCGCAAGCTCAAGATGCTGCTTTTGATCTTCTCCAACAGGCACCAAATCAGCGTCATAGAGAAGAATATCCGCGGCCATAAGAACTGGATAATCTAATAATCCAATAGATACATTGTCGCCTTGTTTAATTGACTTTTCCTTGAACTGAATCATTCTCTCCATCCAGTTTAAAGGAGTTAAGCAATTTAATATCCAGCAAAGCTCGCTATGTGCGCTTATCTGACTTTGAATGAATATTGAGCATTTATCAGGATTCATTCCACAAGCGATATACAAAGCCGCTGTAGATAAAGAATTTTGATGAAGAGATTTTGGGTCATGCGGAGTCGTTATCGCATGAAGATCAACAACGCAAACAAAAGTTTCGTAATTTTCTTGTAATTCAACCCAGTTTCTTATTGCTCCAAGCCAGTTACCAATATGAACATCTCCTGTGGGTTGAACACCAGATAAGACTCGCTTCTGATTCACTTATCCTTGCTCGCTTGTATTTGTTGAATCATCTTCATTTGAACTTGCTTCTGTTGTTTGATCATTATCTTTTTCTGCAGGATCTTGAGCAACATTGTTTGCCTGATTAGTATCAGCTACCTCTTGTTCTTTAACTGGCTTTTCTGGTCTTGCAAAAGGGTTGGGCTTTGTGTTGGCTGAGTTGTTATTTTCACCGTTATAGTTTCCCCTGTTACCCCTGCCTCTTCTTTGGTCATTGGCGGGCGCTTGAGACCTATATTCGTTGACTAAATTTTCAAGATTTCCATCTTCAAGCATTTGGGCAAGAGTTCTTACCGCGAAACCTAAAACAGCAACAGTAGAACGAAGATTAAAAGCTTCTTGTAATGATCTAGCTGCTCGCATTTCATTATCACTTAAGCGAATACGAAAGCCTCCCTCTCTATTGTTAGGACCTCGGCCACCTCTGAAATTATTACGACCATTTTGTCTTTGGTTTTGGAAATCGCCACCACCTGACTGATTATTGGTGTAAGAGTCACCCATGAACTTATTTGCCAATAGGGGCAAGTGTGACGCATAGCCGGTACTTTTGCGACATATTTGAATATCTTGATTAGCACTTTCACATCTAATGACATTGATCCCTGCGGAATGATTTGATTTCTTTAGGCATAAATTTTTCCTCTTAAAAACGTAAAACCTTCTTTCTTTGCGGTTATTAAGGGAAAATTTGCTTTAAAATGAAAGTTAGCTAAGAAGAAACTGTATTTATTCAAATCGTGGAAAATCATTCATTAACAAAACCTCCTCTTTCCTTACCTTCTTTTTCGATTCCGAAAATTAGTCTTTTTATTGGGCTAACTATTACCGGTCAATGGGTTTTAAGTGATGTGGCCCATATCCCTGGGGGTGGACTTGGATTGCTATTAGGGCTTGGTTGTATTTTTTATTTTTTAAAACCAGGAAAGGTTTCATTTGATGCTCCCTCTACTGTTCAAGGATGGGTAAGAAGATGTCATGACGTTTTAGAGAATTTTGAGTATTTACTTGAGGATGGAGAACAAAGTGAAAGAAAAAAAGAAAGAATTAATTCCTTGCAAAAAATTATTGATAGAAGCGAAGATCAAAGCATTGGTTTCTTGAAAACAAAAGGCGTAAAATTACCTGATAAAGAGCAATTGGAAAAAGTTTTAGGAATAAATAATCAAATAAAAGTTTCTTTTCCACCAGCTCTTCCTGTAAGAGATCGAAATTGGATTTTGCCAGATTTAATCCAAGATCAAGATTTTATTGTTTATTCTTTGGCACTTCCAATGAGCGCAGCTGATCTTTTGTGGATTAAAAATATCCCTACAGATCAACCAGCCTGGCTAATGGTTGCCAGTAAAGAATCTACTGATTGGTCTGACGAGCGAAATGCATTAGAGGCTCAATTACCAGATAGATGGACTAACAGAGTATTGAAATGGGATGGATCTCAAACAGAAATGGCAACGGTTCTTTCTCCAATTAAGAAACTTCTTGAAAATCCAAAGAAGAATACAGACATTACTAAGCAAAGACTTTTGTCTCGATTGCATACTTCTTGGCAAAAAGATTTGGAAAAATTAAGAAGAGAAAAATTTAAGGTTATTCAAACAAGATCTCAGTGGATAGTTGCTGGTATCGTTTTCGCCTCCCCTGTTGCCTCAACTGATTTGCTTGCAGTTGCAGTGGTTAATGGCTTGATGATCAAAGAAATGTCGAAAATATGGTCTTCCAAAATGAAGCCAGAATTACTTGAGGCAGTCTCACGACAACTAGCAATGGCTGCAATTGCTCAAGGAGTGGTCGAATGGAGTGGACAGTCCTTGTTGAGCTTGGCAAAGCTTGATGGCTCCTCTTGGGTTGCTGCTGGAACAATTCAGGCCTTGAGTGCTGCTTATTTAACAAGAGTGGTTGGGAGATCGATGGCTGATTGGATGGCTCTTAATAACGGAGTAACTCAACCTGATTTAGAACTTATTAAGCAACAAGCTCCTCAACTAGTATCAAAAGCTGCTGAGTTAGAAAGAGTTGATTGGGTGGCTTTTTTAAAGCAATCAAAAGAATGGATTCATTCTCAATCTATGAATTACAAAGTTAAATCAGTTTAAGTTTATAACTTTTATTCTGTTATCTCATTGACTTATATTTAGATAAAACATTAATACTTTCTAATTTCAAATATATGTTTAATAAAAAGGTTCCTTTTGATTATCTTTATAAGAAAAATAAGATACTTGGTTTATATATTTTCCTTTCTTTAAATATTTTATTCCTGATAGGATGTGTAAATAAAAACACTTATAGACCAAGCAATGATAAGCCTTTCGTTTTAACTACTTTTACAATTTTGGCCGATCTTGCTAGAAATGTTGCTGGAGATAGACTTCTAGTTAAATCAATAACGAAACCAGGAGCAGAAATCCATAGTTATCAATTTACACCTAGTGATATCGTAAAAACTAAAGGAGCAAAACTGATTATTGAAAATGGTTTAGGTCTTGAAGCATGGTTTTCGAAATTTATGATTAGCACGGGTGATATTCCCAATGTGAAATTAACCGAGGGGATGAAGCCATTATTGATAGAGGGAGATGCTTATTCAGGGAAGCCAAATCCTCATGCCTGGATGTCACCCAAAAGAGCTAAGAATTATGTAGATAAAATAGTTGATGCTTTTATTAAAATCGATCCTGATGGAGCTCTTGAATACTCATCTAACGCTTCAACCTATAAAGCTAAACTTGAATTGCTTGATAAAGAGCTAAGAGATTCTTTATCCTCTATTCCTAAAGAAAGAAGATTTTTGGTGACATGCGAAGGAGCCTTTACTTATCTGGCCCGTGATTACGGAATGAAAGAGGCATATTTGTGGCCAGTTAATGCTGAAAGTCAAGTAACCCCAAGGAGAATGGTGAATTTAATAAAAAAAATCCAAGAGAATGAAGTTCCAACTATTTTTTGTGAAAGCACTGTGAGTGCAGAAGCACAAATGGAAGTTGCAAAATCAAGCGGAGCTGTTTTTGGTGGGACTTTCTATGTAGATTCACTCTCAAATCAAAATGGTCCTGCTCCTACCTATATAGATTTACTAAGGCACAATGTTCGATTGATTACTAAGGGCCTATCTATTTCAGCAATAAAAAAATAATGAACCCAATTTTTAAAAGTAACGAGAAAGATTTTATGCGTATTGAGGCAGACCAAGTTTGTGTGGACTACAACGGAACAGTTGCTCTTTATGATGCAAGTTTAAATTTAAAAGCTGGATCTATCTGTGGCCTTGTGGGCATGAATGGTGCCGGAAAATCAACTTTTTTCAAAGCTCTCATGGGCTTTGTTAGACCTTCAAGGGGTAAAATAAAGATCAATGGTATAAACGTTAATCAAGCGCAGAAGGAGCAATCCGTTGCATATGTTCCACAAAATGAAGGAATAGATTATTCATTTCCAGTGAGTGTTTGGGATGTCGTAATGATGGGGCGATATGGTGCTATGAACATTTTTCGAATACCAAGAGAGTCAGATAGACGAGCAGTTGTTCATGCCCTTGAGAGAGTTGATCTTTTTGATCTCAGAGAAAGACCAATAGGATCTTTATCTGGAGGGCAACGCAAAAGAGCTTTTCTTGCAAGAGCAATTGCCCAACGGGCATCAGTACTCTTATTAGACGAACCTTTTTCTGGAGTTGATGTACCCACTGAAAAGCTTATGGCTGAGCTATTTCTTCAGTTTCGACAAGAAGGACATACTATTTTGATATCCACTCATGATTTGAATCATGTGCGAGATTTCTGTGATTTTGTTGTCCTTATCAATAAGACAGTTCTTGCGTATGGCAAAACCTCGGAGGTCTTTACTTCTGAAAATCTAAATAAAACATTTGGAGGAATTCCTCCAAACCCTTTATCAGGTCCAACGTCAAGTAAAGATTTTATAAATGAGTGAATTTCTAATTTCCATTACGCCAATTGATTGGCTATTGGATCCATTAACTCATGACTTCATGAGAAGAGCTTTAATGGTTAGCGCCTTAGTAGGAGGTGTTTGCGGACTTTTATCTTGTTATATGACATTAAAAGGTTGGGCATTAATGGGTGACGCGGTTTCTCATGCGGTTATGCCAGGAGTAGTAGTTGCTTATGCCTTAGGGCTCCCTTTTTCCTTAGGCGCTTTTGTTTTTGGCGTTGGTTCAGTTGCTTTGATTGGATTTGTTAAACAGAAATCTAGAATCAAAGAAGATACAGTAATAGGACTTGTTTTTACTGGCTTTTTTGCTTTAGGCCTTGTATTGGTCTCAAAAATTAAAAGTAATATTGATCTAATGCAAATACTTTTTGGAAGCCCTCTTGGTATTTCTCGTTCAGATGTTAACCAGACTTTAATAATTTCGTTTATTGTTATATCTATTTTGCTTATATTTAGAAAAGATTTAATGCTTTATTGCTTTGATGCTAAACATGCTAGATCTATAGGAATAAATACAGGTATTCTTCATTATTTATTATTAACTTTATTGTCATTATCCGCAGTTGTAGGACTGCAAACCGTAGGTATTATACTTGTAGTAGCAATGTTGATAACTCCTGGTGCGACAGCATACTTGCTTACAGATCGTTTTGATAGGATGACAATATTAGCAGTGATTAGCAGCTCTTTCTCAAGTATTTTAGGTGTTTATATAAGTTATTGGTCAGATATAGAAACAGGAGGATCTATTGTTTTAGTACAAACATTAATCTTTTTAATAGCTTTCTTATTCGC encodes the following:
- a CDS encoding metal ABC transporter permease, translated to MSEFLISITPIDWLLDPLTHDFMRRALMVSALVGGVCGLLSCYMTLKGWALMGDAVSHAVMPGVVVAYALGLPFSLGAFVFGVGSVALIGFVKQKSRIKEDTVIGLVFTGFFALGLVLVSKIKSNIDLMQILFGSPLGISRSDVNQTLIISFIVISILLIFRKDLMLYCFDAKHARSIGINTGILHYLLLTLLSLSAVVGLQTVGIILVVAMLITPGATAYLLTDRFDRMTILAVISSSFSSILGVYISYWSDIETGGSIVLVQTLIFLIAFLFAPRYGIFKKQTLINND